The following DNA comes from Kaistia sp. 32K.
CGACGACAGTTTTCCGGTGAGCGAGCACGCCTGGCGGACGGGCGGCGCGCCATCCGGCAGCGCCACCATGTTCGCGGCGCTGAAATCGTCCATTCCCGTCGCGGACCTTTTGCGCGGCGCCATCGTCCAGGCCGGCAACGACGCCTGCATCATCCTGGCCGAGGGCATCGCCGGATCGGAAGGCGCCTTCGTCGAGCTGATGAACCGCAAGGCGCGCGAGCTCGGCCTGACGGGATCGCATTTCACCAATGTCTCGGGCCTGCCGGACCCGGCGCAGAAGGTCACGGCGGAGGATCTGCACAAGATCGCCGAGCACCTGATCCGCACCTATCCCGACCTCTACAAGATCTACGCCGAGCCGGACTTCACCTGGAACAAGATCTACCAGCGCAACCGCAACCCGCTCCTCTCCGCCGGCATCGGCGTCGACGGCCTGTCGACCGGCTACACCAAGGAATCGGGCTTCGGGCTGACGGCCTCGTCCATACGCGACGATCACCGCATGATCCTCGTCGTCAGCGGCCTCGGGACCGACAAGGAGAGGGCCGACGAAGCGCGAAAACTGTTCGAATGGGGCAATACCGCCTTCGAGCGGCTGCGCTTCTTCGATCGCGGCGAGGCGGTGGCGCAGGCGCGCGTCTATGGCGGCACGACGCGCGCAGTCGGGCTCGCGACCGAAGAACCGCTGGATATCCTGCTCCAGCGCGGCAATCGCGAGCGAATCCGGGCCAGAGTGACCTATGAGGGGCCGTTGCTGGCGCCGATCGAGCAGGGCAGGCGGGTCGGCGTCGTCCGGGTCTGGGTCGGCGACGCGGAAGTTCTGGAGAAGCCCCTCTACACCATGGCAGCGATCGGCAAGGGCACGATGGACCAGCGCGCGCTCGACGCGGTCCAGCAATTGCTCATCGGCTGGCTGCCGCAATGGAAATGACGTCGCAATTGCCTGGCCATTTCATCACATTCGAGGGCGGGGAGGGGTCCGGGAAATCGACCCAGATCCGCCGCCTCGCGGACCGGCTGCGCGGCCGGGGGCACGACGTCGTCGTGACGCGCGAGCCGGGCGGCACCGATCTCGCCGAGGCGATCCGCAGCTTCATTCTCTCCGGCGCGGCCGAGCCGCTCGGGCCGGAGGCGGAGACCATGCTGTTCGCGGCGGCGCGGGCCGATCACGTCGAACGCGTCATCCGGCCGGCTCTCCAGCGCGGCGACTGGGTGCTGTGCGACCGCTTCATCGATTCGACCCGCGCCTATCAGGGCTCGGACGGCGTCGACGCGAGCCTGCTCGACAGCCTCGAGAAGATCGCCGTCGGCGAGGCGCGCCCCGACCTGACGCTGATCCTCGATCTGCCCGTCGAGATCGGCCTCGACCGCGCCCAGCGCCGGCGGAGCGGCGAGGAGGGCCCGGCCGATCGTTTCGAGCGCGAGACCATCGAGCGCCACCAGCGACGGCGCGACCTGTTCCTGGCGATCGCCGCGCGCGAACCCGAACGCTGCGTCGTCATCGACGCGAACCAGAGTCTGGAACAGGTCGAGGACGCGATCTGGCATTCCGTCCGTCAACGTCTGAACGAAAGCGTGAACTGAGCATGGCCGGACCCGACGTCGCCCGCCCCGATGCCATCGAGGGCTGGCCGCTGCCGGAAGAGCAGACCGAGTGGTACGGCGATCCGGCGGTCGAACGGCTGCTGGTCGAGGCCTATCGCGGCGGCCGCATGCATCATGGCTGGCTGATCGGCGGGCCGCGCGGCATCGGCAAGGCGACGCTCGCCTATCGCTTTGCACGCTTCGCGCTGACCTATCCCGATCCCGCCACCGCCCCGGACGCCGCGACGCTGGCGGTTCCGGCGACCTCTCCGGCAGCCGCCAAGATCGCGGCGCGATCGCACCCGAACATCCTGACGCTCTCGAGGCCCTGGGACGAGCAGGGCAAGCGCTTCAAGGCGAGCCTGACGATCGACGAGATCCGCCGCACGATCCCGTTCTTCGGCTCGACGGCGGGCGAGGCGGGGTGGCGCATCGCCATCGTCGATTCCGCCGACGACATGAACGCCAACGCGGCCAATGCGCTTCTGAAGATCCTCGAGGAGCCGCCGCGCCGCTCGCTCTTCCTGGTGATCTCGCACGCGCCGGGTCGCCTGCTGCCGACCATCCGCTCACGCTGCCGCCGCCTCGACCTGGCGCCGCTCGCAACCTCCTCGATCGAGGGCGCGCTGGCGACGCATGACGATGGCCCCGCCGATATCAGGCATTTCGCGGCCGAGGCCGGGCAGGGGAGCCTGCGCAAGGCAATCGGCTTCCTCGACGAGGACGCCGCCGCCATCAGCCGCGCCTTCGCCCGGGTGGTGGCGCGCTTTCCCCACCTCGACGGGCAGGCGGCGCATGCGCTCGGCGACCTCGTCGCCCAGCGCGGCGCCGACGAAGCCTTCGCCAATTTCACCGATCTCGTCTTCGCCTGGCTGAGCCGCCGCGCCCGCGGCCAGGCCGAGCCGGACGGCTCGCCGATACCCCAAAGCGTTGCGGCCACCCCACTTGCGACTTGGGCGGAGGTATGGGAAAAGCTCCGACAGTCTTCGGCGGATGTCGAGGCGCTCAATCTCGACCGCAAACAGTTTGTGCTCACGACCATGAACATTCTCGCGCGCGCGACCCGAATGTGAAGCTGTCAGGCGACCGGCGAATTCGCCGGTTATGAGACTTTGGTCGGGTTCAACGAAAAGCGAGACAGCGGTGACAGCGCCGAAATTCTACATCACGACAGCCATTTCCTATCCGAACGGCGTGCCGCATATCGGCCATGCCTACGAGATGCTGGCGACCGATACGCTGGCGCGCTTCAAGCGCCTCGACGGCTTTGACGTCTTCTTCCTGACGGGTACGGACGAGCACGGCATCAAGATGGTGCAGACGGCCGGGCGCGAGGGCATCACGCCG
Coding sequences within:
- a CDS encoding D-alanyl-D-alanine carboxypeptidase family protein; the protein is MMSRWFPLRLLIVPAVLTALGATADLRATAATAYESKATSAVLVDVDSGTILFSKAENAPFQPAAMAKMMTMAVVFEAIQSGKIKLDDSFPVSEHAWRTGGAPSGSATMFAALKSSIPVADLLRGAIVQAGNDACIILAEGIAGSEGAFVELMNRKARELGLTGSHFTNVSGLPDPAQKVTAEDLHKIAEHLIRTYPDLYKIYAEPDFTWNKIYQRNRNPLLSAGIGVDGLSTGYTKESGFGLTASSIRDDHRMILVVSGLGTDKERADEARKLFEWGNTAFERLRFFDRGEAVAQARVYGGTTRAVGLATEEPLDILLQRGNRERIRARVTYEGPLLAPIEQGRRVGVVRVWVGDAEVLEKPLYTMAAIGKGTMDQRALDAVQQLLIGWLPQWK
- the tmk gene encoding dTMP kinase; the encoded protein is MEMTSQLPGHFITFEGGEGSGKSTQIRRLADRLRGRGHDVVVTREPGGTDLAEAIRSFILSGAAEPLGPEAETMLFAAARADHVERVIRPALQRGDWVLCDRFIDSTRAYQGSDGVDASLLDSLEKIAVGEARPDLTLILDLPVEIGLDRAQRRRSGEEGPADRFERETIERHQRRRDLFLAIAAREPERCVVIDANQSLEQVEDAIWHSVRQRLNESVN
- a CDS encoding DNA polymerase III subunit delta', which encodes MAGPDVARPDAIEGWPLPEEQTEWYGDPAVERLLVEAYRGGRMHHGWLIGGPRGIGKATLAYRFARFALTYPDPATAPDAATLAVPATSPAAAKIAARSHPNILTLSRPWDEQGKRFKASLTIDEIRRTIPFFGSTAGEAGWRIAIVDSADDMNANAANALLKILEEPPRRSLFLVISHAPGRLLPTIRSRCRRLDLAPLATSSIEGALATHDDGPADIRHFAAEAGQGSLRKAIGFLDEDAAAISRAFARVVARFPHLDGQAAHALGDLVAQRGADEAFANFTDLVFAWLSRRARGQAEPDGSPIPQSVAATPLATWAEVWEKLRQSSADVEALNLDRKQFVLTTMNILARATRM